One window of the Tubulanus polymorphus chromosome 11, tnTubPoly1.2, whole genome shotgun sequence genome contains the following:
- the LOC141913413 gene encoding gelsolin-like protein 2 isoform X1, producing MSGLVKAKKYDWKDSNLALFGTPLEREIKKAAAETEKAWTVVNAKDEPGLFIWQIVKFVPTPWPEEDRGKFYSGDSYIILNKYKNPGEDDWEYDVHFWIGKHSSQDEYGTAAYKTVELDTYLDDKAIQRREVQGHESELFKSYFKTLEIMEGGADSGFRHVTPEQYKPRLLHIFGQKKNVEVREATFTRKSLNSVDCFVVDFGKKLYQFNGKDCNKDERRKAMEYVQKLRNDHNGAELSVIDEGSSSAREIDEFKNLLPDEAIDDDEDETDGVEKIKVLYRLSDSLSDSSGKLDFKKIAEGNVNKSMLCNKDVFFLDTGDELYVWVGRQASTNEIRNGMAYGHNYLTKTKNPLRPITRVIDGREGKAFHRSLM from the exons ATGTCAG GATTAGTGAAAGCGAAGAAATACGACTGGAAAGATTCCAATCTTGCCTTGTTTGGAACACCACTGGAACGAGAAATCAAAA AGGCGGCTGCAGAAACCGAAAAGGCTTGGACTGTTGTAAATGCTAAAGACGAACCTGGACTGTTTATTTGGCAGATAGTC AAATTCGTACCGACACCTTGGCCCGAGGAAGATCGTGGCAAATTCTACAGCGGCGATAGTTACATCATCCTAAAC AAATACAAGAACCCCGGTGAGGATGACTGGGAATACGACGTTCATTTCTGGATCGGAAAACACAGCAGCCAG GATGAATACGGAACAGCTGCCTACAAAACTGTAGAGTTAGACACGTACCTGGATGATAAGGCCATCCAACGCCGTGAAGTTCAAGGTCATGAATCGGAGTTGTTCAAGTCGTACTTCAAAACGCTCGA aattatggaaggCGGTGCTGATTCTGGATTCCGACACGTTACACCGGAACAGTACAAGCCGCGTCTGCTGCACATTTTCGGGCAGAAGAAGAACGTCGAGGTTCGCGAG GCGACGTTCACCAGAAAGAGTTTGAACTCCGTCGATTGTTTCGTCGTTGATTTCGGAAAGAAACTTTATCAGTTCAACGGAAAAGACTGCAACAAAGACGAACGAAGAAAG GCAATGGAATATGTACAAAAACTGCGTAACGATCACAATGGTGCTGAATTATCCGTGATTGACGAAGGCTCCTCGTCAGCCCGCGAAATT GatgaattcaaaaatcttTTGCCCGATGAGGCCATCGATGACGACGAAGATGAAACCGACGGAGTTGAgaaaatcaaagttttatacCG GTTGTCGGACAG TTTGTCAGACTCTAGTGGCAAGCTGGACTTTAAGAAGATTGCCGAGGGCAATGTGAACAAGAGCATGCTCTGTAACAAG gatgttttctttttggaTACCGGTGATGAACTGTATGTGTGGGTCGGCCGCCAGGCGTCTACCAACGAAATAAGAAATGGAATGGCGTACGGTCAC AATTACCTGACGAAGACGAAGAATCCATTGCGTCCTATTACACGTGTGATCGATGGTCGCGAAGGAAAGGCGTTCCACAGATCTTTGATGTAA
- the LOC141913413 gene encoding gelsolin-like protein 2 isoform X2, with protein MSGLVKAKKYDWKDSNLALFGTPLEREIKKAAAETEKAWTVVNAKDEPGLFIWQIVKFVPTPWPEEDRGKFYSGDSYIILNKYKNPGEDDWEYDVHFWIGKHSSQDEYGTAAYKTVELDTYLDDKAIQRREVQGHESELFKSYFKTLEIMEGGADSGFRHVTPEQYKPRLLHIFGQKKNVEVREATFTRKSLNSVDCFVVDFGKKLYQFNGKDCNKDERRKAMEYVQKLRNDHNGAELSVIDEGSSSAREIDEFKNLLPDEAIDDDEDETDGVEKIKVLYRLSDSSGKLDFKKIAEGNVNKSMLCNKDVFFLDTGDELYVWVGRQASTNEIRNGMAYGHNYLTKTKNPLRPITRVIDGREGKAFHRSLM; from the exons ATGTCAG GATTAGTGAAAGCGAAGAAATACGACTGGAAAGATTCCAATCTTGCCTTGTTTGGAACACCACTGGAACGAGAAATCAAAA AGGCGGCTGCAGAAACCGAAAAGGCTTGGACTGTTGTAAATGCTAAAGACGAACCTGGACTGTTTATTTGGCAGATAGTC AAATTCGTACCGACACCTTGGCCCGAGGAAGATCGTGGCAAATTCTACAGCGGCGATAGTTACATCATCCTAAAC AAATACAAGAACCCCGGTGAGGATGACTGGGAATACGACGTTCATTTCTGGATCGGAAAACACAGCAGCCAG GATGAATACGGAACAGCTGCCTACAAAACTGTAGAGTTAGACACGTACCTGGATGATAAGGCCATCCAACGCCGTGAAGTTCAAGGTCATGAATCGGAGTTGTTCAAGTCGTACTTCAAAACGCTCGA aattatggaaggCGGTGCTGATTCTGGATTCCGACACGTTACACCGGAACAGTACAAGCCGCGTCTGCTGCACATTTTCGGGCAGAAGAAGAACGTCGAGGTTCGCGAG GCGACGTTCACCAGAAAGAGTTTGAACTCCGTCGATTGTTTCGTCGTTGATTTCGGAAAGAAACTTTATCAGTTCAACGGAAAAGACTGCAACAAAGACGAACGAAGAAAG GCAATGGAATATGTACAAAAACTGCGTAACGATCACAATGGTGCTGAATTATCCGTGATTGACGAAGGCTCCTCGTCAGCCCGCGAAATT GatgaattcaaaaatcttTTGCCCGATGAGGCCATCGATGACGACGAAGATGAAACCGACGGAGTTGAgaaaatcaaagttttatacCG TTTGTCAGACTCTAGTGGCAAGCTGGACTTTAAGAAGATTGCCGAGGGCAATGTGAACAAGAGCATGCTCTGTAACAAG gatgttttctttttggaTACCGGTGATGAACTGTATGTGTGGGTCGGCCGCCAGGCGTCTACCAACGAAATAAGAAATGGAATGGCGTACGGTCAC AATTACCTGACGAAGACGAAGAATCCATTGCGTCCTATTACACGTGTGATCGATGGTCGCGAAGGAAAGGCGTTCCACAGATCTTTGATGTAA